A region from the Alkalidesulfovibrio alkalitolerans DSM 16529 genome encodes:
- a CDS encoding AraC family transcriptional regulator codes for MSRDAGQATAPIPEKARYWRDGCLPGLELLSATFVTHRFKPHVHDTYAIGVCLSGAEGFAHQGRRHVLTPGSVVTINPGEAHTGEAAVPEGWVYRMFYPHPDLVRGMLDLGDGPPPCFSAPLAHDAQAARDVARLHAALSALPLDLARAGLFCEVFGNLFARHAKARPHGEEGERRAAKGVERARERMEADLAGEMRLDDLAALAGLSPWHFLRSFRQRFGLTPHAWLVQRRAALAAEHMRCGMPPAQAALEAGFADQSHLARHFKRVYGVTPGTYARGNFVQAGDAAAV; via the coding sequence GTGAGCCGGGACGCGGGACAGGCGACAGCGCCGATTCCGGAGAAGGCCCGTTACTGGCGCGACGGCTGCCTGCCGGGGCTGGAGCTTTTATCCGCCACCTTCGTCACCCATCGCTTCAAGCCGCACGTGCACGATACCTACGCCATCGGCGTCTGCCTGTCCGGGGCCGAGGGCTTTGCGCACCAGGGCCGGCGGCACGTGCTGACCCCGGGCTCGGTGGTGACCATCAACCCCGGCGAGGCTCACACCGGCGAGGCCGCCGTGCCCGAGGGCTGGGTCTACCGCATGTTCTATCCCCACCCGGACCTCGTGCGCGGCATGCTCGACCTGGGCGACGGGCCGCCGCCGTGCTTCTCCGCGCCCTTGGCCCACGACGCGCAGGCCGCCCGCGACGTGGCCCGTCTGCACGCCGCCCTCTCCGCGCTGCCGCTCGATCTCGCCCGGGCCGGGCTGTTTTGCGAGGTTTTCGGGAATCTCTTCGCCCGCCACGCCAAGGCGCGGCCCCACGGCGAGGAGGGAGAGCGGCGCGCCGCCAAGGGCGTCGAACGCGCCAGGGAGCGCATGGAGGCGGACTTGGCCGGAGAGATGCGGCTCGATGACCTGGCCGCCTTGGCCGGGCTCTCGCCCTGGCACTTCCTGCGCAGCTTCAGGCAGCGCTTCGGCCTCACCCCGCACGCCTGGCTCGTGCAGCGCCGCGCGGCCCTGGCCGCGGAGCACATGCGGTGCGGCATGCCGCCCGCCCAGGCCGCCCTGGAGGCCGGATTCGCCGACCAGAGCCATCTGGCCCGCCACTTCAAGCGCGTCTACGGGGTCACGCCCGGAACGTATGCGCGCGGCAATTTCGTACAAGCCGGGGATGCCGCCGCAGTGTAA
- a CDS encoding MBL fold metallo-hydrolase, which produces MRICFCGVGEAVDERLPNTSLYCDAGPGTPGLLLDCGFTGAHALFAAVPEAADTLIGVWISHFHGDHWFGLPALLVRLHVDGRTAPLHLIGQPGVRERVETLVPMAYGILPRLAFPLVFHEAAPGASLDLGPFTLSFALAGHPEPALAVRVQDAAGASAFYSGDGRPTPESLELARGASLVVHEAFSLHGEVEGHGTVVTACAFAREAGAKALAVVHVRREERHARAAEIREMLAAEKGLAAFMPEPGDWREVRP; this is translated from the coding sequence ATGCGCATCTGTTTTTGCGGCGTGGGCGAGGCCGTGGACGAGCGCCTGCCCAACACTTCCCTCTACTGCGACGCGGGCCCTGGGACGCCGGGGCTGCTCTTGGACTGCGGCTTCACAGGCGCGCACGCCCTGTTCGCGGCCGTGCCCGAGGCCGCGGACACGCTCATCGGGGTCTGGATTTCCCATTTTCACGGCGACCACTGGTTCGGCCTGCCCGCCTTGCTCGTGCGCCTGCACGTGGACGGCCGCACGGCCCCGCTGCACCTGATCGGCCAGCCGGGCGTGCGCGAACGGGTGGAGACGCTCGTGCCCATGGCCTACGGCATTCTCCCCCGCCTCGCCTTTCCCCTTGTTTTTCACGAGGCGGCGCCCGGCGCTTCGCTCGACCTTGGGCCGTTCACGCTCTCGTTCGCCCTGGCGGGGCATCCCGAACCCGCCTTGGCCGTGCGCGTGCAGGACGCGGCGGGCGCGTCCGCGTTTTACAGCGGCGACGGCCGCCCCACGCCCGAAAGCCTCGAACTCGCGCGCGGCGCGAGCCTTGTTGTCCACGAGGCCTTCAGCCTGCACGGCGAGGTGGAGGGCCATGGCACGGTGGTCACGGCCTGCGCCTTTGCCCGCGAGGCCGGGGCGAAGGCCCTGGCCGTGGTCCACGTGCGGCGCGAGGAGCGCCATGCGCGCGCGGCCGAGATCCGTGAGATGCTGGCGGCCGAGAAAGGCCTTGCCGCATTCATGCCCGAGCCGGGCGACTGGCGCGAGGTGCGGCCGTGA
- the uxx1 gene encoding UXX-star selenoprotein family 1, with protein sequence MARAIIYGKAGUPYTDKARSAYADAEYKDVRTSPAHMEEMLAHSGGQRRVPVIVEGGKVTVGFAGGS encoded by the coding sequence ATGGCCCGCGCGATCATCTACGGCAAGGCTGGCTGACCCTACACCGACAAGGCCAGGTCGGCCTATGCGGATGCCGAGTACAAGGACGTGAGGACCTCGCCCGCGCACATGGAGGAGATGCTTGCCCACTCCGGCGGGCAGCGCCGCGTGCCCGTGATCGTGGAGGGCGGCAAGGTCACGGTGGGCTTCGCCGGGGGCTCCTGA
- a CDS encoding AzlC family ABC transporter permease — protein sequence MHATPSFTLQGLRRGFTATLPLGLGVFVYGLVFGVLSRQAGLTDLQALAMSAFVYAGASQLLAMELWGPAMDVAAVVLTTLVVNLRHVLMGAALAPWFQGFGPAKAYGSVFLMADENWAMAMGAYARGERDGAILAGGGLCVWVSWFAATAVGRVLTGGLAEPEAFGLDFAFTAVFLALLTGFWRGRADLPPWLAAAVVSLLAWAVLPGKWYILAGGLAGSLLAYMTYKERA from the coding sequence ATGCACGCGACTCCTTCCTTCACCCTCCAAGGGCTTCGCCGGGGCTTCACGGCCACATTGCCGCTCGGGCTTGGCGTCTTCGTCTACGGCCTCGTCTTCGGCGTGCTCTCGCGCCAGGCCGGTCTCACGGACCTCCAGGCCCTGGCCATGAGCGCCTTCGTCTACGCCGGGGCCTCGCAGCTTCTGGCCATGGAATTGTGGGGACCGGCCATGGACGTGGCGGCCGTGGTCCTGACCACGCTGGTGGTCAACCTGCGCCACGTGCTCATGGGCGCGGCCCTGGCCCCGTGGTTCCAGGGCTTCGGCCCGGCCAAGGCCTACGGCTCGGTCTTCCTCATGGCCGACGAGAACTGGGCCATGGCCATGGGGGCCTACGCGCGCGGCGAGCGCGACGGGGCCATCCTGGCGGGCGGTGGGCTTTGCGTCTGGGTGTCATGGTTCGCGGCCACGGCCGTCGGCCGTGTGCTCACGGGCGGTCTGGCCGAGCCCGAGGCCTTCGGCCTGGATTTCGCCTTCACGGCCGTGTTCCTGGCCCTGCTCACGGGCTTTTGGCGTGGCCGGGCCGACCTGCCGCCGTGGCTCGCCGCGGCCGTCGTCTCGCTGCTCGCCTGGGCCGTTCTGCCGGGCAAGTGGTACATCCTGGCCGGGGGACTGGCCGGAAGCCTTTTGGCCTACATGACGTACAAGGAGCGCGCATGA
- a CDS encoding AzlD family protein, with translation MSPDMKAWLAIAGMALVTYLTRAAGLFLSSRMNLSPRGEAFLGALPGSILTAIVAPAVLAQGTPEALASAITVAVAAWRKNLPLAMLAGVVAVYVLRLILN, from the coding sequence ATGAGCCCGGACATGAAGGCTTGGCTGGCCATCGCGGGCATGGCCCTGGTGACCTATCTGACGCGCGCGGCCGGGCTGTTCCTGAGCAGCCGCATGAACCTCTCGCCGCGCGGGGAGGCGTTTTTGGGCGCCTTGCCCGGATCGATTCTCACAGCCATCGTGGCTCCGGCCGTGCTGGCCCAGGGCACGCCCGAGGCCCTGGCCTCGGCCATTACCGTGGCCGTGGCCGCGTGGCGCAAGAACCTGCCCCTGGCCATGCTGGCGGGCGTGGTCGCGGTGTATGTGCTGCGCCTGATCCTGAATTGA